A single genomic interval of Lucilia cuprina isolate Lc7/37 chromosome 2, ASM2204524v1, whole genome shotgun sequence harbors:
- the LOC111685957 gene encoding calmodulin-lysine N-methyltransferase → MSNSSVQNISISSSTIATTTIATTDKIVTLQQPQQHQQQLSTISIMLDYDIDNTLNTIKENGAHLLQQNENTLTTSPPTPTPPAATYSNLNCDTATMSSETTTEIVLNGSSAAMNDVDVKKSVIRNSNTSLQMQPLTVKCDDIKAILPLTPPATPVIQNTARKRWKILAKVLRKDSEETVSSSGEECINEQTASVRRFKSFDLLRQDSFEDHGTLNYLGKPENWYKYKVILDGQTQQEFTVNIHHMERHLTATDLMGFNNTGNICVWPSEEALTAFVLSDLAAYNNKWILELGGGFTCLSGLMLSKYAKPFAVHLTDGNEVSVENVKKTVCLNEISCYTKCSVLKWEDKAARVPSEAGKFDIILSADCLFFDEARSALVDTVWYYLSPQGEALIMAPRRGKTMSLFIEESMARGFMVKLTQRYNETIWKRHLELMNSSLYDEDLHYPVLLSLRKSHKQHPHAQEIQTTSGSLPMDVCKEEES, encoded by the coding sequence atgtcaaATTCATCagtacaaaatatttctatttcttcTTCTACTATCGCTACTACAACTATTGCTACAACTGATAAAATCGTTACTTTGCAACAGCcgcaacaacatcaacagcaacTGTCAACCATATCAATAATGTTGGATTATGATATTGACAACACTCTCAATACGATCAAAGAAAACGGTGCTCATTTACTGCAGCAAAACGAAAATACTTTAACTACATCTCCGCCTACTCCTACGCCACCTGCTGCAacatattcaaatttaaattgtgaTACTGCCACCATGTCGTCTGAGACTACAACTGAAATTGTACTCAACGGCTCGTCGGCAGCAATGAACGATGTTGATGTCAAGAAGTCTGTTATAAGAAATTCAAATACTAGTCTACAAATGCAACCTCTAACGGTGAAATGTGATGATATTAAAGCCATATTACCTCTAACACCTCCAGCCACACCTGTCATACAAAACACTGCCCGCAAACGTTGGAAGATTTTAGCCAAAGTCTTGCGCAAAGACTCCGAAGAAACTGTTTCGTCATCGGGTGAAGAGTGTATTAATGAACAGACCGCCTCTGTGAGGCGTTTCAAGTCATTCGATCTATTGAGACAGGATAGTTTTGAAGATCATGGTACTCTGAATTATTTGGGTAAACCCGAGAATTGGTACAAATACAAAGTGATATTGGATGGTCAGACCCAACAGGAGTTTACAGTGAATATACATCATATGGAGAGACATTTAACCGCTACAGATTTAATGGGTTTCAATAATACCGGTAATATATGTGTGTGGCCCTCAGAAGAGGCTCTTACTGCTTTTGTATTGTCCGATTTAGCGGCCTATAATAATAAATGGATTTTAGAATTGGGCGGTGGTTTCACCTGTCTGTCGGGTTTGATGTTATCAAAATATGCCAAACCCTTTGCCGTGCACTTGACCGATGGCAATGAAGTATCGgtggaaaatgttaaaaagacgGTATGTCTTAATGAAATCTCCTGCTATACGAAATGTTCCGTTTTAAAATGGGAAGATAAGGCTGCTCGAGTACCCTCAGAAGCGGGTAAATTTGATATAATACTATCGGCCGATTGTCTGTTCTTCGATGAAGCTCGTTCTGCTCTGGTGGATACTGTTTGGTATTATCTCTCCCCTCAGGGAGAAGCTTTAATTATGGCTCCACGACGTGGTAAAACCATGTCTTTGTTTATCGAAGAATCAATGGCTCGAGGCTTTATGGTGAAATTAACACAACGTTATAATGAAACCATTTGGAAACGTCATTTGGAATTGATGAACTCATCATTGTACGATGAGGATTTACATTATCCTGTATTATTAAGTTTACGTAAATCTCATAAGCAACACCCACACGCACAAGAAATTCAAACAACCTCCGGCTCATTACCCATGGATGTATGTAAAGAAGAAGAATCCTAG